One Clostridium novyi NT genomic window carries:
- the recA gene encoding recombinase RecA encodes MNNEKMKALQAAITQIEKQFGKGSVMKLGEEHVLNVEAISTGSLSLDIALGIGGIPRGRIIEIFGPESSGKTTVALHIIAEAQKSGGTAAFIDAEHALDPVYAKALGVDIDNLIVSQPDTGEQALEICEALVRSGAIDVIVVDSVAALVPKAEIEGEMGDSHVGLQARLMSQALRKLTGSINKSKCATIFINQLREKVGIMFGNPETTPGGRALKFYSSVRLDVRKIETIKQGDEFLGSRTRVKVVKNKVAPPFKQAEFDIMYGTGISFEGNVLDVGVDNEIIQKSGSWFSYNDTRLGQGRENVKQFLRENPSILLEVENKIREKHNLKTRNTADSKVTGAKDEKSKEEK; translated from the coding sequence ATGAACAATGAAAAGATGAAAGCATTACAAGCTGCTATAACTCAAATAGAAAAACAATTTGGTAAAGGTTCAGTAATGAAGCTAGGAGAAGAACATGTTCTTAATGTAGAGGCAATATCTACTGGAAGTCTTTCTTTAGATATAGCACTAGGAATTGGTGGTATTCCTAGAGGAAGAATTATTGAAATATTCGGACCTGAATCATCAGGTAAAACAACTGTAGCACTTCATATAATCGCAGAAGCACAAAAATCAGGTGGAACTGCAGCATTTATAGATGCAGAACATGCCCTTGACCCTGTATATGCAAAAGCATTAGGAGTAGATATAGATAACTTAATAGTTTCTCAACCAGATACCGGGGAACAAGCTCTTGAAATATGTGAAGCATTAGTAAGATCTGGTGCTATAGATGTCATAGTTGTTGACTCTGTAGCAGCTTTAGTTCCAAAAGCTGAAATTGAAGGTGAAATGGGAGACTCACATGTAGGTCTTCAAGCAAGACTTATGTCTCAAGCTCTAAGAAAGTTAACAGGTTCAATTAATAAATCAAAATGTGCTACTATATTCATAAATCAATTGAGAGAAAAAGTTGGAATAATGTTTGGAAATCCTGAAACAACACCAGGAGGAAGAGCGTTAAAATTCTATTCATCTGTTAGATTAGATGTAAGAAAAATAGAAACAATAAAACAAGGTGATGAATTCTTAGGAAGCAGAACTAGAGTAAAAGTAGTTAAAAACAAAGTAGCACCACCATTTAAACAAGCGGAATTCGATATAATGTACGGTACAGGAATTTCTTTTGAAGGAAATGTGTTAGACGTTGGTGTTGATAATGAAATAATTCAAAAAAGTGGTTCTTGGTTCTCATATAATGATACTAGATTAGGACAAGGAAGAGAAAATGTAAAACAATTCCTAAGAGAAAATCCTAGTATATTATTAGAAGTAGAGAATAAAATAAGAGAAAAACATAATTTAAAAACAAGAAATACAGCGGATTCAAAAGTTACAGGTGCTAAAGACGAAAAGTCTAAAGAAGAAAAATAA